From the genome of Tenrec ecaudatus isolate mTenEca1 chromosome 1, mTenEca1.hap1, whole genome shotgun sequence:
AAGGGCATTCTAGGTAGAGGTAGAAGACAGCAACGTGAGCGGTAGGATGGCATGTTGGGCAATGCTGAGTGTTACGTAAGATTGActgtctagagcaggggtcctcaaacttttttaatagggggccagttcactgtccctcagacccattggatggctggactatagtttttaaaaaactgaacaaattgctatgcacactgttttttattttgaagtaaaaaaacaaacggggcaaaaacacgcagcgggctggataaatgtcctcgaggggctgcatgtggcccacgggctgtagGTTGAGGACCCTGGTCTAGAGTGAGGGAGGTAAATGGACAATGACAAGAAGGTACAGCTGCGATCAGTGGGAGGGTGAAATCCAGGAGGCCCTGGCGGCCATGTGGAGGACTTTAGACTTTGTCCTGTAGACAAGGAGTCACTGACAATTTTCATCAAAGGCATAACATAACCAAATTTGATGGTTCTATAAAGATTGGAAAcaatctaaagcagtggttctcaaccttcctaatgccatgaccctttaatacagttgctcatgttgtggtgacccccaaccataaaattacttttgttgctacttcataactataattttgctactgttatgaatcaggtgacccctgtgaaaggtcatctgccccccacccccccccacacacacaggttgagaacccctgctctaaaagcTCATCGGTAGACTATTAATCCTATTATAGTATATCTGGAATAGCAtggaatttcttttttaattaattaattaattaatttttttgttttgaatttcttTTTCAAATGAAGCCCCTCGTTCCATTTTTAAGGAAAGATCATGCAGATTCATGGGTACAGTGGATTAGCATTGTGAGTCAGAAAGGCAGGGTAGGAAAGAAAGCTTTCTCAGAAGATTGGAGGAGACTACAGGCAGGGAGGCGTCAGTGGCTCCTAGTACTAAGGCTGGGTGAGAGACCCCGAAAGCCCTGAGTAGGTAGTAGTGAAGACGACTAttgtggaggtgggagaaggaggaTGTGAGGTGCAGTTGATTTCAGggctgacaaagaacaaagactCTCAGCTGACACACACAGATCTCTCTCAGGCAGCCAGATGGACAGTGAGGTCACTCATCAAGATAAGAACtataggagggaggagaaagagaatGCATCCATGTTCTGGTTTAGGCCTGGGGAATCTGAGATTACAGAGAGAGAGtagagtagagagagagagtagagatTACAGAGAGAGAGTAGAGAGtagagtagagagagagagtagagatTACAGAGAGAGAGTagagagtagagagagagagagagtagagatTACAGAGAGAGAGTagagagtagagagagagagagagtagagatTACAGAGAGAGAGTAGAGAGtagagtagagagagagagtagagatTACAGAGAGAGAGTagagagtagagagagagagagagtagagatTACAGAGAGAGAGTAGAGAGTACAGAGAGAGAGTagagagtagagagagagagagagtagagatTACAGAGAGAGAGTAGAGAGTACAGAGAGAGAGTagagagtagagagagagagagagtagagatTATAGAGAGAGAGtagagtagagagagagagtagagatTACAGAGAGAGAGTAGAGAGTTGTAGGCCTTTAGGGATAGGAGGCCTCCAGTTAGGAAGGAAGTTTGGGTTAAAGAGACAAATTAGAAGGTCATCACTGGTGGTAATTGCAGGTGTGTGCACAGATGATTTCACCCAGGAAAAAGCCTGAACAAAAAGGCAGGGAGTTACTGGCCAGGGCTGTGGACAAGGTCATGTCAGGCCTCTAGTCTACTGGAGACAAAGAGGGGACAATGAGACACAGGCAAGAGAGCCCAACAAGGGGTTGGGTTGATTGGACAGAATAACAGCTAAGGACTCAAggaaaaaaattggaaaatgtGAAAATAGATTAAGAAGATCTAACCATGAGGTGAGTGGTTCACACCACTGGCCactccacagggaaaagatgatgctgtctactcccataaagatttacagtctcaaaaaaaaaaaaaaagacaaagatttacagtctcagaaacccgtcgACTCTTCCAGGACTGACTTTTGATGTCAGCGGGTTGGGTTTTAGGAATCTGAGTAAGCGATGAGATCCAGAAGGTGGGAATTCCACAGATCCAGAAGGTGGGAATTCCACTTCATAGCTCTTTCTCTGTCCCTCCCTTTTAGATGAGCTGCCCCGGGcagaaagcctgagggccagtgaGGCAGCGGAGAGGCTGGGTCGGGGCTGTATGTGGGACGTGGCTGGAGAAGATGGTCATCGCTGGAGGGTGTTCCGAACAGGACAGAGAGAGCAGCGAGTGGACATGACTGTCATCGAACCCTATAAGAAAGTCCTGTCTCACGGAGGTAATCCCAACCAGattaaccaaacgcactgccatcgagtcagtgctgcctatagcgacccctgtgggtttccggaggAACTGTTTATCGGAGCGGAAACCCCGTCTTCCTCGTGGCGGCAATAAGTGAATGCAAGGGCAGGGACTGTGCCTTCTTGGACAAAATGCCTCAGCTAGAGACTCACTCGGTTAGCGAGTTAAAAGTCCTCCCTATGACTTGCAGGGACCCTGAGACGCTCAACCTCTACAAATGGACTGTTTAtcaatacatacatatgtattgaCTAAATGAACTGTTCCGTGCCCCCCAGGTTACCATGGTGACGGCCTCAATGCTGTCATCCTCTTTGCTTCCTGTTACCTACCCAGAAGCAGCATCCCCAACTACACCTACGTCATGGAACACTTGTTTAGGTGAGGTGGAAGGCCTGAAGACACCCCATAGGGTGTTAGGGCGGGGACAGCAAACTGAACTCCTTCCACAATCTGCTGAGCAGATTACAGTGTCTACAGTCATCAGCCCACCTCACTCTCTGCAACCCCAAACCCACGTGCCCTGGCACTCTCATCCCCTGCAGGTACATGGTGGgaaccctggagctgctggtagctGAACATTATCTACTTGTTCACTTTAGCGGAGGCACATGTAGGGCCCAAGTGCCACCTCTGGGCTGGATCCGACAATGGTACCGTACCCTGGACCGAAGGTGAATCCCTAAGATGAGAGGGTAGTGACTCTGGAtcttatctttttcttttctattgttcatttctttcttctAGCTAGTTCCTCCCTTTGCTTCTAGatccttctatttccctttctagCTCTCACTTGTCTTTGGTCCACTCTCCTATTCCAtatcccacactcactgccaatcATAatacccctataggacagagtaggactgcccagtaggatttccaagcctgtaaacctTTGAGagtacagacagcttcatctttcttccactgggtttgaaccacagactttgtggttagcagtccactcactgccattgggtcaattctgactcatcatgagccTATACAGTatttcccaaactgtaaatccttagagaagcagacagcctttgtcctacagcagctggtggttttgaactgctagcagctaacctaacctaacccaccACAGCACCAAAGCTCCCTAACAGCCCGATACTAGTGTTAACATTTGCCTTTACTACTGACTCACTGTATGACCTTGTCATCTTGGACAAGTCACTTACTTTCCGGGTACAGATTCTTCATGTGTGAAATGGAACCGCTCAGCTCTGTCacccagggtcactgtgcgtcggcACAGACTTGACCGCACAGAACAACAAAGTGGAATGAAGAGTCAGCTCAGCACCAAGTGGAGGCGGTGGGGTGGGTTTGGTCTCCTCTGGGTATTTGAGAACATCACGTGAATCGTGGTTGCATATTGCAGAGTTGTATCTTGCAGAATTCTCCCCGCATTGCCTTTGTCTTGCTGTCCACATCCCGATGTCTACTGGTCTCggccttcctccctcacccccccccccaaccccgccaacattccttcctttctttgttttCCCATCTTCCATTCCATcccttttccctttcttcctactcttctccctcccccactttccttTTCTTCGACCTGGTCTTCTTCTCTCCAGAGTTTGTAATCATGGGGAATGGGCAAGTCAAAAAAGAAAGCTTACCCAAGGGGGTGAGGGGTAGCATGAGAGGGAGGCAAGGAGGTCAATATGATGTAGAACCTGAGGCTGAGGGACCCGGAGAGAAGTTTGTTACAGAGGAGCACAGCAGGCTGCACCAGATGGGAAGGGCTGAGACTGCAGCTGAAAGACTGGGGATTAAACCAAGTTGCCAGACAAATCTAGAAATGGGGGAATAAAGGAAGGTAAAGTGCAGAGCACTGCACTGTTCTGCCTGCTTTTCAGtcaagagggggaggaggaggtcaCTGCATTTTCTTCTGCAGGCTCCGGAAAAACCTACAAGCTCTGGTGGTCGTCCACGCCACGTGGTATGTGAAGGCGTTTCTGGCGCTGCTTCGACCCTTCATCAGGTACCACTGCCCCCTCCATCCTGCTTTTCCAATGGAACACTCCAAATGAAGAAGATATTGCCTGACACTGAGCCTTCAGCTCTCTCTGCTCATGATGTTTCTCTTTGCAAATATCTGCTGGAGGCCTCTTT
Proteins encoded in this window:
- the BNIPL gene encoding bcl-2/adenovirus E1B 19 kDa-interacting protein 2-like protein, with amino-acid sequence MRKRLSASELRLNLTEGPGDNGPSPAHSAPSSLGGSSDLALDELETPSDSEQLDSGHEFEWEDELPRAESLRASEAAERLGRGCMWDVAGEDGHRWRVFRTGQREQRVDMTVIEPYKKVLSHGGYHGDGLNAVILFASCYLPRSSIPNYTYVMEHLFRYMVGTLELLVAEHYLLVHFSGGTCRAQVPPLGWIRQWYRTLDRRLRKNLQALVVVHATWYVKAFLALLRPFISSKFTRKIRFLDSLGALAQLISLDQLHIPEAVRQLDQELCGPGRS